The Longimicrobium sp. nucleotide sequence GGCGCTCGTGGCGTACCACCTGGCGCGCGAGTCGTACCGCGTCCGCACCGCATCCACGGGCCCCGAGGCGATCCGCGCGGCCGAGGTGGAGCGCCCGGACCTCATCGTCCTCGACCTGATGCTCCCCGGCATGAGCGGCCTCCAGGTGCTGGAGGAGCTGCGCCGCCGCCCGGAGACGCTAGACATCCCCGTCATCCTGCTGACCGCCCGGCGCGAGGAGCAGGACCGGATCCAGGGGCTGCGGCAGGGTGCGGACGACTACGTGGCCAAGCCGTTCTCGCCGCAGGAGCTGATCCTGCGCGTGGGCGCGGTGCTGCGGCGCGTGCAGCAGGCGCCGCCGGTTGGCCGCGGGGGCAAGGTGGTGCGCGTGGGCCCCTTCTCGGTCGATTCCGGCGCCGCGCGCGCCGAAGTGGGCGGCCTGCCGCTGGAGCTGACGCCCACCGAGTACCGTCTCCTCCTCACCCTCATGGAGCGCCGCGGCCGCGTGCAGACGCGCCGGCAGCTCCTGGAAGCCGTGTGGGAGGTGACCGCCAACATCGCCACGCGCACGGTGGACATGCACGTGCAGCGCCTTCGCAACAAGCTGGGCGACGAGGCGGACTGGATCGAGACGGTGCGTGGCTTCGGCTACCGGTTCCGTACCGAGCCGCCGGTCCGCTGAAAAACCGCAATCTCACGCGAAGCCGCAAAGACGCGAAGGAGTGCATGCGAAGCCTCTTTGCGTCTTTGCGCCTTTGCGTGAGACCTGCTGTTAGGATGATTGAATGACGCTGCGGCTGAGGGCGGACCAGAAGCTCTTTCTTTCGTACCTGGCGCTGATCGCGGCGGTGGTGGTGGCGCTCACGCTGGGGGTGGGCTCCACCCTGCGCACGCACCTCACCGAACGGCTCTCCGCGGATCTGCGGCGGGAGTTGTTTTTGGCGCGCGAGCTGTACGCCACCCGGCCCACCGCGCACCCTGACGAGGTGGCGGACTGGTTGGGCGCGCTCAGCAGCCGGCGCGTCACCATCGTCGCGCCGGACGGGCGGGTGCTGGGCGACTCGGAAGTGGATGCGGCGGGGCTGACGCATCTGGAGAACCACTCCGACCGCCCCGAGATCCGCGACGCGCGGCGGGCGCCCGATCGCGTGGGCGTCGCGATCCGGCTCAGCAGCTCGCTGGGTGACGAGCAGCTCTACATGGCGCTGCAGGCGGCGGATGGAAACGTCATCCGCATCGCCGATCCGCTCAGCGAGATGTACGCGGCGGTGGCGCGGGTGCAGCGCGGCATCTTTGGGGTGGGATTGGTGGCGCTGGTGCTGGCCGGCCTTCTCTCGCTCGGCTTCTCCATCGCCGTCACGCAGCCGCTGCGGCAGATCGTGCGGGCGGCGCGCGCCATGGCAGCCGGCGACCTCTCGCGCCGCGCGCGGCTGGGCGGGCGCGACGAGCTGGGCGAGCTGGCCGACGCGCTGGACCTCCTCGCCGGCGAGCTGCAGCGCCGCCTTCGCCAGCTCGAGGGCGAGCGCGCGGAGATGCAGGCGCTGATCGACTCCATGGCCGAGGGGGTGATCGCGCTCGATGCCGAGGGGCACGTGCGGCGCACCAACCCGGCGGCGCGGCGCATCTTCAA carries:
- a CDS encoding response regulator transcription factor — encoded protein: MPTASWKPHLARGLPDFVGLPSHDKAEAVKPLNAHILVVDDEPDISALVAYHLARESYRVRTASTGPEAIRAAEVERPDLIVLDLMLPGMSGLQVLEELRRRPETLDIPVILLTARREEQDRIQGLRQGADDYVAKPFSPQELILRVGAVLRRVQQAPPVGRGGKVVRVGPFSVDSGAARAEVGGLPLELTPTEYRLLLTLMERRGRVQTRRQLLEAVWEVTANIATRTVDMHVQRLRNKLGDEADWIETVRGFGYRFRTEPPVR
- a CDS encoding HAMP domain-containing protein is translated as MTLRLRADQKLFLSYLALIAAVVVALTLGVGSTLRTHLTERLSADLRRELFLARELYATRPTAHPDEVADWLGALSSRRVTIVAPDGRVLGDSEVDAAGLTHLENHSDRPEIRDARRAPDRVGVAIRLSSSLGDEQLYMALQAADGNVIRIADPLSEMYAAVARVQRGIFGVGLVALVLAGLLSLGFSIAVTQPLRQIVRAARAMAAGDLSRRARLGGRDELGELADALDLLAGELQRRLRQLEGERAEMQALIDSMAEGVIALDAEGHVRRTNPAARRIFNLVGDPRGLSPQEVARRPAFLDVVRRVLEGAQVRPAELTQDGRSLLATAQPLPGGGAV